One genomic region from Arthrobacter sp. YN encodes:
- a CDS encoding GNAT family N-acetyltransferase translates to MSPDALVEDIAHLLEVWVAGWSGCRGYESRQEGRFPAALRADKTGDWEYFAHDPSDEEFTALAGKTAEAPTRILTVLTNDVQRYKYLAEQHRLTVTSASQTMMIVDMETQDSEDPWLPDDDLELATSESNGVHYAVVHSGEQVAASGRVFVVDGTAVFDKIVTEPDFQRRGLGSFIMKALAAQAFSHDVENGLLLASLDGQKLYSHLGWDVVCHVLMMSASGTDGSDLSGA, encoded by the coding sequence ATGAGTCCAGACGCCTTGGTTGAAGACATTGCGCACCTTTTGGAAGTCTGGGTAGCCGGCTGGTCCGGCTGCCGCGGCTATGAGTCACGCCAAGAAGGCCGCTTCCCTGCTGCGCTTCGCGCCGACAAAACCGGTGACTGGGAGTATTTTGCCCATGATCCCTCGGACGAAGAGTTCACCGCCCTTGCGGGCAAGACCGCAGAAGCCCCCACCCGGATCCTGACGGTCCTCACCAACGACGTCCAACGGTACAAGTACCTGGCTGAACAGCACAGGCTGACCGTGACGTCCGCATCGCAAACCATGATGATCGTGGACATGGAAACCCAGGATTCCGAGGACCCGTGGCTGCCCGACGACGACCTCGAACTCGCCACCTCCGAATCCAACGGAGTCCACTACGCCGTGGTTCATTCCGGCGAGCAGGTGGCCGCCAGCGGACGGGTCTTCGTGGTGGACGGTACCGCCGTCTTCGACAAGATCGTCACCGAGCCGGACTTCCAGCGCCGTGGGTTGGGAAGCTTCATCATGAAGGCCCTCGCCGCCCAAGCCTTCTCGCATGATGTGGAGAACGGGCTTTTGCTGGCATCCCTCGACGGCCAGAAGCTCTACTCCCATCTTGGCTGGGACGTGGTGTGCCACGTGCTCATGATGTCCGCCAGCGGCACTGACGGGTCCGACCTGTCGGGGGCCTAG
- a CDS encoding Rv3654c family TadE-like protein, which yields MNPFPSPVPPERGAGTVLALTLGAVVMALLVGVLVLAQAGVMASRAASAADLAALAAADAARGLTSGEPCAVASEVAARHDATVTSCTVTGGNVADVATELAHPFDWGVATGRARAGPPP from the coding sequence ATGAACCCGTTTCCGTCACCTGTCCCTCCTGAGCGCGGGGCGGGAACAGTTCTCGCGCTGACACTGGGTGCAGTGGTGATGGCCTTGCTCGTGGGCGTCCTGGTCCTGGCCCAGGCAGGGGTGATGGCGTCCAGGGCTGCGTCCGCTGCGGACCTGGCTGCGCTCGCCGCCGCCGATGCTGCCAGGGGCCTCACTTCAGGGGAACCGTGCGCGGTGGCCTCCGAAGTAGCGGCGCGGCACGATGCAACAGTCACATCCTGCACCGTAACCGGAGGGAACGTAGCTGACGTGGCTACCGAGTTGGCTCATCCATTCGACTGGGGAGTCGCTACGGGACGGGCGCGGGCAGGGCCACCTCCGTAG
- a CDS encoding TadE family type IV pilus minor pilin, with protein MTAEFAVALPAVVLLLAFLLAGGAAGITQLRLEEAATAGARASARGETGGAVEGIVRRLAGDGVSSSVTDDAGWITVTASARVGGAVGSLIPWTLTASASARAESAGSGAGAESAGSRAGTP; from the coding sequence GTGACTGCGGAGTTCGCCGTTGCCTTGCCGGCCGTGGTCTTGCTTTTGGCCTTCCTGCTGGCAGGCGGCGCTGCGGGGATCACACAACTGCGGTTGGAGGAAGCTGCGACGGCAGGAGCCCGGGCCTCCGCGCGGGGCGAGACGGGTGGGGCCGTGGAAGGAATTGTGAGGCGGCTTGCCGGTGACGGCGTCAGTTCCTCCGTCACCGACGACGCTGGGTGGATCACGGTGACAGCCTCGGCCCGGGTAGGCGGAGCCGTGGGATCGCTGATCCCCTGGACGTTGACGGCGTCGGCTTCCGCCCGCGCAGAGTCAGCGGGTTCGGGGGCTGGTGCCGAATCAGCGGGCTCAAGGGCCGGCACGCCATGA
- a CDS encoding DEAD/DEAH box helicase, translating into MAAPHSLISLLGRTPDPEQLRHVHTIPARKAVNEPWPGWVHPDVVGAYEALGIHEPYRHQVQAADLAHSGQHVVIATGTASGKSLAYQLPALDAIHRSELRVLADPGKIHDDGAVTLYLSPTKALAADQLAAIRSLKLPTVRAETYDGDTDVASRRWIRDHANFILANPDMLHFGILPNHTWWAKFFRRLRYVIVDEAHSYRGVFGSHVANLMRRLRRICAYYGAGNTFPEPVFIAASATASDPGVSFGRLIGAPVREVSEDCSPHGSTTVAFWEPALTDVKGENGAKQRRTAVAETADILANLVSSRVRTIAFIKSRRGAESIASITKRLLDEVDPSLPGRVAAYRSGYLPEERRALEQALRSGQLLGVSSTSALELGIDISGLDAVLVAGWPGTRASLFQQIGRAGRAGQDAIAAFVASDDPLDTYLVNHPEAIFDVSVEATVFDPGNPYVLGPHLCAAAAELPIGPAELDLFGPTSEGLLDRLVVQGYLRKRPAGWFWTHPESAAGMVNLRADGGGPVSIVDAETGSLLGTMDSPQTHYQAHTGAIYVHQGESYLVEDLNEADHCVMVRRVNPDFYTTARDVTQIEVLETSRSVQWGDITVHFGDVKVTTQVVSFQRKALISNEILGEEPLELGARDLFTKAVWFVVDNRSLHGAGLVEAEFPGALHAAEHAAIGLLPLVASSDRWDIGGVSTALHADTGVPTIFVYDGHPGGAGFAERGFEKAKIWLTATKEAIQACECEAGCPSCVQSPKCGNKNNPLDKAAAITLLGVLLKDAI; encoded by the coding sequence GTGGCTGCACCTCATTCATTGATCTCCCTGCTGGGCCGGACGCCGGACCCTGAGCAGTTGCGCCATGTCCACACCATCCCCGCCAGGAAGGCCGTCAACGAGCCGTGGCCGGGCTGGGTCCACCCCGACGTCGTGGGCGCCTATGAGGCCCTGGGGATCCACGAACCGTACCGGCACCAGGTCCAGGCAGCCGACCTCGCCCACTCCGGACAGCACGTGGTCATCGCCACTGGAACGGCATCCGGAAAGTCGCTCGCCTACCAACTGCCGGCTTTGGACGCGATACACCGTTCCGAGTTGCGAGTCCTGGCCGACCCCGGGAAGATCCACGACGACGGTGCCGTCACCCTGTACTTGTCCCCCACCAAGGCACTGGCGGCCGACCAGCTCGCGGCGATCCGCTCGCTGAAGCTGCCCACCGTAAGGGCAGAGACCTACGACGGCGACACCGACGTTGCGTCGCGCCGTTGGATCCGTGATCACGCGAACTTCATCCTGGCCAACCCGGACATGCTGCACTTCGGAATCCTGCCCAACCACACCTGGTGGGCAAAGTTCTTCCGTCGGCTGCGCTACGTGATTGTGGACGAAGCCCACAGCTACCGCGGTGTCTTCGGCTCCCATGTGGCCAACCTGATGCGGCGCCTCCGGCGGATCTGCGCCTACTACGGTGCAGGAAACACGTTCCCCGAGCCGGTGTTCATTGCCGCGTCTGCCACTGCCTCCGACCCCGGCGTTTCTTTTGGCCGGCTCATCGGTGCCCCTGTCAGGGAGGTTTCCGAGGACTGCTCGCCTCACGGTTCCACCACAGTTGCTTTTTGGGAGCCGGCGCTCACGGACGTCAAGGGTGAGAACGGGGCCAAACAGCGGCGGACCGCCGTAGCCGAAACAGCTGACATCCTGGCAAACCTCGTTTCCTCGCGAGTGCGGACCATCGCTTTCATCAAGTCGCGCCGCGGAGCCGAGTCCATTGCCTCCATCACCAAAAGACTCCTGGACGAGGTGGATCCCAGCTTGCCGGGGCGCGTTGCTGCCTATAGATCCGGGTACCTGCCCGAAGAGCGGCGGGCCTTGGAGCAAGCCCTGAGGTCCGGTCAGTTGCTGGGCGTTTCCAGTACCTCGGCCTTGGAACTGGGCATCGATATTTCGGGGCTGGATGCGGTGCTGGTGGCTGGATGGCCGGGCACCCGGGCTTCGCTTTTCCAACAGATTGGCAGGGCCGGGCGGGCAGGACAGGATGCCATCGCCGCTTTCGTGGCCAGCGACGACCCCTTGGACACGTACCTGGTGAACCATCCCGAGGCCATCTTTGACGTGTCTGTGGAAGCCACCGTCTTTGATCCCGGCAATCCGTACGTTCTTGGTCCCCATTTGTGTGCCGCAGCCGCTGAGTTGCCGATCGGGCCGGCCGAGCTCGACCTGTTTGGCCCCACCTCCGAAGGTCTGCTGGACCGTCTTGTGGTCCAGGGATACCTCCGCAAACGGCCTGCGGGTTGGTTCTGGACCCATCCGGAGAGTGCTGCCGGCATGGTGAACCTCCGGGCGGACGGAGGCGGTCCAGTGAGCATCGTTGATGCCGAAACCGGATCGCTCCTGGGGACCATGGACTCGCCGCAAACCCACTACCAGGCCCACACAGGTGCGATCTACGTCCACCAAGGTGAGAGTTACCTTGTGGAGGACCTCAACGAGGCCGACCATTGCGTGATGGTGCGCCGGGTCAACCCCGACTTCTACACCACGGCGCGCGACGTGACCCAGATTGAGGTCCTCGAAACGTCGCGCTCGGTCCAGTGGGGCGACATCACCGTTCATTTTGGCGACGTCAAAGTAACCACGCAAGTTGTCTCCTTCCAACGCAAGGCCCTGATTTCCAACGAGATCCTCGGTGAAGAACCCTTGGAGCTGGGTGCCCGGGACCTCTTTACCAAGGCCGTCTGGTTTGTAGTGGATAACCGCTCGCTTCACGGGGCAGGGCTGGTGGAAGCAGAGTTCCCGGGGGCACTTCATGCGGCAGAACACGCCGCCATTGGGCTCCTTCCCTTGGTTGCCTCCAGTGACCGCTGGGACATCGGCGGCGTCTCCACTGCCCTCCATGCCGACACCGGTGTGCCCACGATCTTCGTCTACGACGGACATCCAGGTGGCGCCGGGTTCGCTGAGCGGGGCTTTGAAAAGGCCAAGATCTGGTTGACGGCAACCAAAGAAGCCATTCAGGCCTGTGAGTGTGAGGCCGGCTGCCCGTCCTGCGTCCAGTCCCCCAAATGCGGCAACAAGAACAACCCGCTGGACAAGGCAGCCGCCATCACGCTGCTGGGTGTGTTGCTGAAGGACGCCATCTAG
- the trhO gene encoding oxygen-dependent tRNA uridine(34) hydroxylase TrhO yields the protein MALNRIVLFYGFTPIADPDAVRLWQRALCEKLGLTGRILISKDGINATVGGELNNMKQYVKTTREYKGFHGIDFKWSEGSAADFPRLSVKVRDEIVSFGAPGELKVDDNGVVGGGKHLQPEELHALVEARKSSGEDVVFFDGRNAFEAQIGKFKDAIVPDVDTTHDFIKELDSGKYDDLKDKPVVTYCTGGIRCEVLSSLMVNRGFKEVYQLDGGIVRYGETFKDKGLWEGSLYVFDKRMHVEFSEDAKTIGECVRCAAPTNKFENCSNLSCRTLTLYCAECASSPETLRCPGGCEAA from the coding sequence GTGGCTTTGAACCGAATTGTGCTCTTCTATGGCTTTACTCCGATCGCCGACCCCGACGCCGTGCGTCTGTGGCAGCGCGCCCTGTGCGAGAAACTGGGCCTTACCGGTCGGATCCTTATATCGAAGGACGGCATCAATGCCACGGTGGGCGGCGAGCTGAACAACATGAAGCAGTACGTGAAGACCACGCGTGAATATAAGGGCTTCCACGGGATCGACTTCAAATGGTCGGAGGGAAGCGCCGCAGATTTCCCGCGCCTCAGCGTCAAGGTCCGCGATGAAATCGTGTCGTTCGGTGCTCCCGGGGAACTCAAGGTTGATGACAACGGCGTGGTGGGCGGCGGCAAGCACCTGCAGCCGGAGGAACTCCACGCGCTGGTGGAGGCCAGGAAGTCCAGTGGCGAGGACGTGGTGTTCTTTGACGGCCGCAACGCGTTCGAGGCACAGATCGGCAAGTTCAAGGACGCGATCGTTCCGGACGTGGACACCACGCACGACTTCATCAAGGAACTGGACTCGGGCAAGTACGACGACCTCAAGGACAAGCCGGTCGTCACCTATTGCACCGGGGGAATCCGCTGCGAAGTCCTGTCCAGCCTGATGGTCAACAGGGGCTTCAAAGAGGTCTACCAGTTGGATGGCGGGATTGTCCGCTACGGAGAAACGTTCAAGGACAAAGGGCTCTGGGAAGGTTCCCTCTACGTCTTCGACAAGCGCATGCACGTTGAGTTCAGCGAGGACGCTAAAACCATCGGCGAATGCGTCCGCTGCGCTGCCCCCACCAACAAGTTCGAGAATTGCTCCAACCTCAGTTGCCGGACTCTGACCCTGTACTGTGCCGAATGCGCCTCAAGCCCGGAAACGCTGCGCTGCCCCGGAGGATGCGAAGCCGCTTAG